In the genome of Schistocerca piceifrons isolate TAMUIC-IGC-003096 chromosome X, iqSchPice1.1, whole genome shotgun sequence, one region contains:
- the LOC124722194 gene encoding MFS-type transporter clz9-like, which produces MLNNAPPGTLGMAASRSWSNAKLSVKFLKHFISIVKLSLGTEVLLLMDNHESHLSPEAINLAKETGIIILTFPPHTSHKLQPLDRTAFDPMKTHYNNACRDWMLSSPRKTVSIYDVSALMGRAFPLVFTTNNKTAGFRFTGSWPFNEEVFREDELLPAEMTKKPYPGRAGEIQSPE; this is translated from the coding sequence ATGTTAAATAATGCACCACCTGGCACTCTTGGTATGGCTGCTTCTCGTAGTTGGTCCAATGCCAAACTTTCTGTGAAATTTCtaaaacatttcatttccatagTGAAACTCTCTCTGGGCACTGAGGTACTGCTTCTTATGGACAACCATGAAAGTCATCTCTCACCGGAAGCAATAAATCTGGCTAAGGAAACTGGTATCATCATTTTGACTTTCCCTCCCCATACCAGCCACAAATTACAGCCATTGGATAGGACCGCCTTTGACCCCATGAAGACACACTATAATAACGCATGCAGGGACTGGATGCTCAGTAGTCCTAGAAAGACAgtttctatttatgatgtttctgCACTAATGGGCAGGGCATTTCCTTTGGTTTTCACTACAAACAATAAAACTGCTGGTTTCAGGTTTACTGGCAGCTGGCCATTCAATGAAGAGGTGTTCAGAGAAGATGAATTATTACCTGCAGAAATGACAAAGAAGCCATATCCTGGAAGAGCTGGTGAAATCCAGTCACCAGAATGA